DNA from Desulfarculus baarsii DSM 2075:
CGTGGTTGGCGGCCCTGGCCAGGGGGTCGTTGCGGCCGGGCTCGTCGATCGGCGGCGGCAGCAGGTCCACCCGGCCGCTTTTCAGGGCCCGGCGAAAGGGCGGTTTGATGGTCTCCTCGTAGCGGACGAGGGCCTCATAGCTGAGTTGCTGGGCGTGGCCGGAGTTGGCGGCGATGGGCAAGGGCTTTCCCCCGTGGTTGTCAGGCGGCCAGGGCCTTGCAGGCCGCGATGATTTCGGCCCAGTCGGCCGGCAGGATGGTGCGCATGTCCATGAGCAGGCGGCCGTCGTCGAGCCGGCAGATGATCGGCTTGCGCCAGGCGCGCAGGGCCGCCTCCAGGGCGGTGGCGCTGCGGCCCTCGATCGCCACTTCCAGCAGGCGGCTGTCCGGCGCGGCCAGGGGCAAGGCCCCGCCGCCGACCAGGCTCGTCCCGCGCAGGCCGCGCACGGCGAGCCGGGGCAGCTTCAAGGCCCGCAGCTTGCGCAAAAGCGCGGCGGCCCGGGTCGCCAGTTCGTCGTAAGGCGTCGAGAGCATGCGCAGGGTCGGTATCTGCTCGATGGCCTTTTGCGGATCGCGGTAAAGCTCCAGCGTGGCCTCCAGGGCGGCCAGGGTCAGCTTGTCGATGCGCAACGCCCGGTTGATCGGGTTTTGGCGCAGCAGGCCGATCAGATCGGCCCGGCCCAGCAAAATGCCGGCCTGGGGCCCGCCAAGGAGCTTGTCGCCGCTGAAGGCGACCAGGTCGGCGCCCATGGCCAGGGCGTCCTGCACGGTGGGCTCGCGGGGCAGGCCAAAGGCGGCCAGATCCACGAAACAGCCCGAACCCAGGTCGTCCATCACCGGCAGGCCCCGTTTGCGGCCCAGGGCGACCAACTCGGGCAGGGCCACCTCCTGGTGAAAGCCCACCACCGCGAAATTGCTGGTGTGGACCTTGAGCAGCAGGGCGGTCTGGTCGCTGATGGCCCGTTCATAGTCGTGGATGTGGGTCTTGTTGGTGGCCCCCACCTCGCGCAGGATGGCCCCGCTGCGGGCCATGACGTCGGGGATGCGAAACGACCCGCC
Protein-coding regions in this window:
- the selA gene encoding L-seryl-tRNA(Sec) selenium transferase, with the translated sequence MADQNALSRLPKIDQVLAQAALAEALDQLPRALVLRAARQSVDQLRRDIIHGAAPPEAELSAQAVAARAADLARQMARPSLRGLINATGVVVHTNLGRSVLAEQAIARIVATNGSYSNLEYNLEGGRRGSRYEHVAGVLREITGAEAALVVNNNAAAVFLALQSLAAGREVIVSRGQLVEIGGSFRIPDVMARSGAILREVGATNKTHIHDYERAISDQTALLLKVHTSNFAVVGFHQEVALPELVALGRKRGLPVMDDLGSGCFVDLAAFGLPREPTVQDALAMGADLVAFSGDKLLGGPQAGILLGRADLIGLLRQNPINRALRIDKLTLAALEATLELYRDPQKAIEQIPTLRMLSTPYDELATRAAALLRKLRALKLPRLAVRGLRGTSLVGGGALPLAAPDSRLLEVAIEGRSATALEAALRAWRKPIICRLDDGRLLMDMRTILPADWAEIIAACKALAA